The Populus alba chromosome 13, ASM523922v2, whole genome shotgun sequence genome contains the following window.
CCTCAAACAATCACCCGATGGTTACCAGATCAAAAAACCACAtttccaaaccaaaaaaaaacccatgttgGCCACACCTTGTATCCCCTACCCCGAGCACTGTAGGCTACTGCCTCTCTTCCCTACAAAGAACCTACTTCCTTTGTTGAAGCCTCCAAATCTTGTCACTGGCGGTCTGCCATGAACACTGAATTTGATGCTTTGCTCCGGAATCAAACCTGGTAACTGGTCCCTCCATCTCGCCAGGTAAATATCATTAGCTGTCGCTGGATTTTCAAGCTAAAAAGGAAGGCTGATGGTTCTATTGAAAGATACAAGGCACGCCTTGTTGCTAAAGGATTTCATCAGTAATTCGGGGTGGACTTCAATGAAACCTACACTCTGGTTGTGAAACCTGCAACTATCCGGTTGGTTCTGTCAATTGCAGTCTGCAAACATTAGACAATTCGTCAACTGGATGTCCAAAATGCCTTCCTTCACGGCAATCTTTTAGAAGAGGTTTATATGGATCAACCACCAGGTTTTAAACATCCTCAGTTCCCTGAATATATCTGCAAACTCCAACGCTCTTTATATGGCCTTAAACATGCACCTCGTTAGTGGTTTTCAAGCCTTGCTGCTGTGTTGCTGAAGCTCGGTTTTGTTGGCAGCAAGGCTGACTTGTCCCTCTTTGTTCTAACCAGCAACACCAGCATTATCTACGTCAtcatttatgttgatgatattatcaTCACCGGTTCTAATGATGTTGCTGTTCAGGATATTATCCAGCGCCTACACACAGAATTTGCTATCACTGACCTTGGTTCTCTCAGTTGTTTCTTAGGTGTTGAAGCCATACGTGATGCTACAGGTCTCTACTTAACTCAACGCAGATACATTGTTGATCTACTCACAAAGTCAAAAATGGATGGTGTCAAGCCGTGTTCTACTCCAATGTCCACCTCTGTCAACTTGACTGCAACTGATACAGCAACATTTGAAGATCCTACTCTGTACAGAAGCATTGTTGGTGGCCTTCATTATCTTTCTTTCACTCGGCCTGATATTGCCTTCGTAGTTCATCGTGTTAGCAAATTCATGTATCAACCGAAAAAGTCCCACTGGTTATGTGTTAAAGGAATCCTGCGTTATCTCAAACAGACCATCTCATACTGCTTATTGTTGTCTTGCACCAACTCCTTCACATTTCAAGCGTTCtctgatgcagattgggcaggggaCATAGATGATCGTCGCTTTGTTGGTGCTTACTGTATATTTCTTGGATCCAATTTAATTTCCTGGCAAAGCAAACAGCAAGCTACAGTCACTCGTAGTAGTACTGAGGCTGAATACAAAGCTCTCGCGGACACTGCAGCTGAACTCCAGTGGTTACAATATTTAGCTGCCGAACTTGGTCTGCCACTCTCTAAAAGTCCCACTCTTTGGTGTGACAATATAGGTGCTACGTATTTATCCTCAAATCCAGTGTTTCATGCCCGCACAAAGCACATTGAAATTGACTTTCACTTCGTCAGAGATCTGGTTTCTCAACAAAAATTGATAGTCAAGTTTTTATCTACTCATAATCAGCTAGCCGATCTCCTGACAAAACCACTCTCTACTGCACGGTTCAATTTTTTGTGCTCCAATCTTCACGTTCGTGACCTCCCGTCAAGATTGCAGGGGCGTGTTAAAGATATTATCCAATCTACTGAAGATAATAATGATACTTAAGATAAACATGATCAGGGATTGATATCCCTGACCATACCTAATCATACCTGCACAAGAGATATTTGAATCTGAAGATAACGTGATAACATCTACAACAGATATTAGAAAATAAGTGTATATCTTATCATTAATTGTACCCTTAATTATAGGATTATTTGAATCAGAGATGGTATTATATAAGACCATCATGTAACAGTAAATTAGAATctagaaaaacatatttttctgtATCCCTTTATCCTTCCCGTCTTTAGCTTTTCTCTCCCTATTCTTCTATTCTacatatagacacacacatacATGTAGGGGTAATTTTGGATCAACATAGTAAAAAAGGTGATGGGAGGAtacttttcccttttttcttcgGGAAATATAcgtagaaaataaattattatttgaactTCAAAAATGTCACACTCGAACTCAAAATTAAATACTGGTTCTTACAAAGATATGTATTAACTAGATTTTTATATTGAACACTAGATTTGACAGAGcgataaaattattgatagaGCTCCCATTTGGTGCAATGGCTTTCTTTGCGAGTTGTTTAAGTGCTCTTATATTCTCCCTCATTTTCTGCCCCCCCTCTTGTGAAAGAATTTTATTCAAACTATTTAACACCCCATGCTTTGTAAAGACTCCATCCTCAACTTTGAGACCAATCTCCCACACATCCTCTATCATGCGTCCATTGAGCCTTTGATCACCAAAAAATGGCCTACAAATCATAGGCACTCCTCCGGCAATGCTCTCTAGCAATGAATTCCATCCACAATGAGTTACAAACACCCCAACTGCTCTATGTGCCAAAACTTCCAATTGAGGACTCCATGGTACCACAAGTCCCTGTGAGGTGGTTCTGTCCAAGAATCCATGGGGCAAATGTACCTTTGAGTTGTCCTTAAGTGACCAAACAAACGGCGTCTCACTTGTTTCAAGGGCCTCAGCTAGTGCCACAAGTTCATGTGGTGGTGGTGCTGTGACGGAGCCAAAGCTAACATATGCTACCGAAGCAAGTTTTTGCTTGTCAAGCCATGTCATGCAACCATATGTGTCTTCCATGGGTGGTGGTGATAAAATCAAATGGGAGGGTCCAATGTTGAGAAATTTTTTGAATCTAGACTTCAAGTCCTTTGTTGTGCCAGGATCTAGCTCTTCAAAGGAGTTGATGAAGACTGCAGTTGCTTGCGGTAACGCTTTTCCCATTTTATGTAGCATGTTTGAAAAGAATGATTCTGTGTTTCCAAAGAGTACACCTTCTGGCAAATCACAGATTCGAATCTTGGACATTCCTTGAATTAAACTTATCGTTTCATCTTCACGCCCTACCATACCTGTATTTACACAGAAATTGAGATCAATAATAATTATCCATTTGCCTTTGTACTTAATTTCCGATGTTCTTAATTTGGCTACAATTAAGGTGACAAATTATCACTATTTTAAATCTAGAGACCCGGGTTATTTGGGATATAGACCATGCCAaatttcgataaaaaaaaaaaaataaaaagagaattgTCCCGATAAAAATATCGGGTTATTGATATATGAACAAGCAGGCGATGaacaaaactatttattttgatatttctaatattatattaaaattttgttttaattaaaaaaaattaaggtgagatcatgaaacataattttatattaatctaaCAAATTTTggcaagaaaattaatttaattataattactaTGTGACTGTGTACCTCCATCTCCAAAAGTCTCCCTGATGAGATCAGTGTAAACATGAGCAGAAAGTGAGTTAGGTCCTGCGGTCCAAAAGGGCAGCCAACCCACCCCAATCTCCTCCGCCATCTCACAAGCGAACCAAAAGAAGGCATCACTCACCAGACAACTCACCTTTCTCCCCGTCTCTGACACGGCTACCTCCATGGCCTTCTTGAAGCTCTCACGAGCTGACTTCATGAACAGCTCCATGTGCTCTTGGGGATTCCCAGAAAACACGTAGCCCTCGGGGGCACCATCCCACACTTCGTATGCTTTGATGTTGGGCTgcataattttcatgttttgctTGTAAATGGAGAAGATGGAACTATTGGATTGTTGGGTGCTGAAGAAGGAGAAGTGTGTGTTTGGAGAGGAAGTGGCCAGGCGGTGGATGATGGCGAGTAATGGAGGGGCATGGGTTCCGAAAGGGAAGGCGAAGACTGCTACATGATCGGACATTGTTAGGAGTAAttgagagacagagagagatggCGTTTAGAGTTCACTCCTGTGGTTGGTTAAGTTGGTCGGAGGTATAAATGTGCGTCTAATCATGTACAACGGACGCAGATACAAAGAAGGGAGGAGGGAGGCTGTCTTAAAGGTAAACATTTATGTGTACAGAAAGGCAGCAGCAGGACAGGCTTTTTGCATCCACCCGTGTTTCTGATGATGTCGTCATCCCCGTTGCAGATTGGTAGGTGGCCGTTTGTTAGAAATGGCTGCTAACGTGGAAGCATGTGCGTCTACCACTCtactgtattttattttaattataagcttaaatatttttttttttcatttattttttaaagtgcaaTAGCAAAATCTACAGAATTAAAATCTACCTATACTTATGTGGTATTAGTTGAAACTCACctaatctttaattttagaatggataagattagttaaaatatatattagttcaAACTCACCTaactgataattttaaaatttataagattagttaaaatatgtataagctaatccaaaaatttatattaatatataaaaaaaaatctagctaTACTTATGCGTACAAAATACAATAACAGGAGAGACTGTTTTGCATCCACTCATCTTTTTGACATGGTTATTAAATCCGGATTGGCCTTACAGGTTGATCCGGGAGTTGGACCAGTCTaggtttataaaaaaactagcttCTACAATGACTTAACCAAATTTGGTTGACCCACGGGTCAACCCGTGACTCGGGGGAGACCCGGGCGAGACccggtttttttataaagaaaatgagatttgaaactcATTGGTATATATGTattctatgttcccaagaaaaagtTATGCTAGCTTTTTCaatgtagaataaaaaaaaaaatattttggtttaaatactcaaacttaaaaggataacatagtatcatTTTAATGTAGGATTTAaaactcattagtatatatactcgatgttcacaagaaaaaaagtaattttttttcaatacgagatttgaaacccattagtatatatactttatgttcacaagagaaaaaaaaaactatgttttttcaatgtaggatttgaaatctattattatatatattgtatgttccaaaaaaaaacagtttatttttaacatgggATTTGAAATCCATTAGTTTATGTACTTTAtgtttacacaaaaaaaaaaattatgttttttcaatgtggaatttgaaattattagtatatatactttatgttcccaagaaagaagctatgttttttcaatgtaggataaaaaaaattttaatttaaatacttcaacttgaAAGCTTAATATAGTAtcttttaatgtgggataaaaaaaattaaaatattcttttaaattttattatttacaatatgtataGCTTATATTTACatagattttttcttaattttttcatacaaaatattacaactttatttttttagtttccgGATTAATCCAAGTTTAACTGAATTAACCTGAATTGAACATAAAACTTGAAATCCAACTCCTTAATTAGATCAATCTGGAACCGGATTTAACAACTATATTTTCTGACGAGGATGTCATCCCCATTGTTGATTGGTAGTTGGTCGTTTGTTAGAATGGAAGGTAATGGGAAACCAAGTGTCAACCCCCGTAAAAAAGGGCTGCTAAGGTTACCATATGTCTCTTTTCTTATTGCAAGAAGAAATCGTGTCATTGGTAGTGAAGAATAagtaaatactaaaagaaaaaaaaaatcggtttTCAGAAAATAATATTCTTACGTCTAAGAGCGGAGAACAGCATAGGATATTGATAGCAGGCTAAGTaggattaatataatttttaatttaatttgtttctatttaattaatagTGTTTTATAGAATGAAAATTGGAATAAAATTAAACCTTTCCTTGTGGgaaagaattaaaattacatCAAGTTTAATTTCTATCACCAATTATAGCATCTTAGCAAGTAGTTGAGAAGCGATCATGAACTCTTGGCGTGAGGCCACGGTTGGTAAGGAGTAAAGAGTACATGGCTAAATTtcatattcttaatttattacTCATACGAGTAAAGAGTACATTGTCAAATTtcatattcttaatttattacTCATATTTATTACCTAAGTGAAAAGGGATGCAACctaatttagtaaaaaaaactaaaaatattaattcaatttaataaattaagtgTATTTGGTAATTTTCTTGATTCTATGAAAGCAATAAATTAAAGTCAACTTTCAGAGAATCTTAAACATATTTGTGTTGATACACATATAATAATCAGATTTATGACTCATTAATGTAATTATACATTGtattaaaaaaggaaacataCAGTAGAAATGACAaatccatattgtttttctaatttcttcactCTAATGGTCTCTGTAGCAAAGGTAAATATgtgattttatgtaattttttatataaataattattttctttactcTTGATCTgtttatcactttttttttttgtatttgtattcattaattgttttgtaattttattttgtttttgcaattgctttttttcttcctttttgcaaacattttttaaaaaaatattttttctttgcacTTGTTtatctccatgttttttttttctatctttcattcatttattattttgaaaaaacaaaaccgaggatgaaacttgaaaaaacaatcatttgaaaaattatgtcaaacaaaataaatagtaattaaaaaataaggattaaatttgaaaaatcaaaaaattatagggggtgaaattaaaaaaaatcaatttgatagattattaatatatttaaaaataagaggagtgaattcaaaaaacatttataattcgaaagattatttatatattaaaaattataggagagtgaaattcaaaaagatttataattttataacttattcaaaaaaaaaaattagtgatcAAAAGCATAGTGACCAAACacgaagaagaaaacaattgtAGGGACTCTTTTAAAATTTCGTAGGAGATGGTGCAAAattcaaggagaagaagaagaaaaaaacaacatgtaaTGTCAAATCAGCCGCATGTTAAGTTCACACACCATACCATGTTCAGGGTGCTATTGTCTACCAAACACCACCACAGAAGGTGGTGTTTAATGGTTGGATAGCCCCACACATATTGTTTGAATGATGCAGGGGCTATCAACACGCgccatcatgttttttttaaaataatatttaatatatgactATTACAATAATATCTCTAAGGAACCtctaaatctatatatatataaaaaaaaaatcaatttcaggTAACTAAAAAAACTCTCATGAGAGAATTGTGATGTTTTTGTCTTTAAGGATGCAAGAGTAATTATactatttcaaaaacataaaaggataaaaacccTATTGAGTCAAGAGctttagaattatttatttgaaggctaattttgtaattgtattgtccattaaaatagaaaataacaaatataaccTCATATAATATGTTAAAGACATTTGTGTTTGATAAAAAGACAATATAACCCCCAAagcttaattcattttttttttcaatgaaaatttaataattatactattacaataaatagaaaaatgtgCCTTGACCTATAgtaatttcattagtttttttttaattggtcaaGGAGCTCACTTGATTCAAGATCCAATTCATTGAATCGTGAGGTAAAGTTGCTAGCCACGAGGTCATCGAGTGCAGCATTACTGATAAGAGTACcgtttcaaataaataaataaataaattgaaaatggcCCTGCAACATATTACATTATGTGTGTTGGGCCTAAACACTAAGCAACCAAGGCAAGGTAATGGGCCTTATTGAAAACAAATGTGGAAATGGATAAGCAAGGCTCCAACCTTGACCAGCTTGTTATGCATCCAATTAGACCAAGTTTTTAtaggaacaaaaaagaaaattaaaaaaaaaaaacaatttccgaCCTGCCGGATTCGAACCAGCGACCTAAGGATGGCTATTAGGATTTCACCCACTACAGTCCTCCGCTCTACCAACTGAGCTAAGGTCGGTTTATATTCAACCAGTGACCTAAGGTTGAGTAATTTAAGAATTAATAGTTATGAGAATGCCCGCATCTTTTTATAGTCACATCTTGAGTTTCAACTTGCATATATTCATCCAATCTAagtctttgtttatttatttattcaattttgtaTTGGTGGATGGTGGGATTTAACCAGGTTCATAGATAAATAATGTATTTATACGAACTCTTGTCAAATGAAttccataattttaaaatatattcaaaacaaaagaattcaaaTCAATTATAGTATAGAATTGACTCCAAACAAGttgtaagaataaaatttaacaatacatattaatcattaaatttctaaaatccAATATTGGatctcacattaaaattatgattggaTGGCTCGCAATCTTTTTAAGaaatttccttgttttttatagaaaaatacacatttttttcaaaaaaaaatactaataaaaattaaaaaactattttcatttttttcaaaaaaatactataGCTAAAGGCAAAGTAGAAATGTCATTTTCAtccatgtaatttatattattcattaataataatatatttttccttttataacttgtggcaaaaatattttttattttaaaatatataaaaaaatcatatatatatatatatattttaactcgATTAATAACATAGCATGAGTTATTTATCTAATATCATTTCTCCGTGATCGATAGTAGCAAATCTTTTTTCACATTATTAGAATCGGTTATCATGTAATCTATATTTTCTTGAATGCAAAGTCGTTTATTTGCTACTTGCGCAATTCTCCGACAATCATTTTTGGGCTTTTCTTAGTTTAAGATTTAAAGTTGCTGAGAAATgtttttgtgattgttttttaaaatattttttatattaaaatatattaagataatattttttattttttaaactaacatattaaaacaatctaaaatatataaaaaattatttttaataaaaaaattatttttttgtaaaacacaatttatacTGTGTTTCTAGATGGTATATAACAGATCACGTCAAATCCGGTAATTGTCATCACTGTTTTTCTTGGAATATCGTATAACCTTTTACAAAATTATACTTGCCGTCGTTGCTACATGACCTTCATtgtgaataattaattaatatcatagTAGAATATATGTACAGATTAATGAGTTTCttgaactttatttatttagttatctaccttgctaaaataaaatgaaattattttattttatatatttatctccCTCTCTCTACCGGTGCATATTTATATCtcttttattatcataaaatattaaccaAATGCAACCTAAATGACTTGCTTATTTATCATTAGaattaaaggaaaatgaaaatgaaaaaaatataaagtaataaATTCATtgtagtaataaaaataatccgtttagataataaaaaaatacaaatgtttaatttaatttaacttgtcGTATTATTAATATAGCAATTTATATAAGAactaaaattgacaaatatgTTATATTCTAGCTTATTGTAGTTTATTGCATCTTTGTTTGCTGGGGGTGATTTAGTCAAGatttttaagttgaatttgCGTGTAAGAAACTATTGTAGTGATGTAAGAGAATCACAATTTTATCATGAATGAAGAAAATGTCGTTCCCGGTGACCATTGGCAaccccctctctctttctctcctctaATTGTTCTTGCCTTGGCTTTACTTGGCTCTGTATCAAACTCCCTGTTTATACGCATGACTAGCCGTTTAATCCGTCTGCGCTTTGTCGTGggtcttgattttttataagaaaaatagatatGCATGCTTTATTTTACATcaaaaattcttaatataaattaaaaaaatttatacaagcatataattaaataaattaataatcatctatgtaaataaaataaataaaaaattattaactataagtaaaagaaaaacttgaaaaaccaaaaaaccaaaaacaaatgtAGATTAAGTTATTTGTTTATGTAACACGGGACATTTacttaaagttaattttttattcaagtgcgtttaatataa
Protein-coding sequences here:
- the LOC140954421 gene encoding uncharacterized protein — encoded protein: MAFSATNTSNAAANGIPPLVSPPTINVTKLSKDNYHVWKAQLIPFFRGQGIFRYLDGTISIPSKEISIAATSSVISNPLYEHWQRQDAIIVAIMFSTISENVLIQVVSYTTSAAIWCALAKSFSSQSHARVIQLRTELVNAHKGSQSAHDFFMQIKCMTDELVVVGHAFHCDEIISYLLSGLGHDYDSFVTTITARTDPVTLEEVYALLLTTEARLQHHNTPTIQPAVHVATRQHSSSSYRGQNIYRGRGRNYRDASFSNVSNGRNNFHRDTMICQVCDKPGHSAKKCYHRFDVTYHDNSAKSNNPQGLIATTSSVSASDWHPDTGVTHHLTNNTDNLNLQSEDYTGSDHVLVGNGVGLQISYIGSSIFTPSKTPYKCPPSLPHMDAPLSVYSSNPEPPSPLPAIAAPSSPPRPVPHPTETPPAPSNNHPMATASLPYKEPTSFVEASKSCHWRSAMNTEFDALLRNQTCLQTLDNSSTGCPKCLPSRQSFRRGLYGSTTSLAAVLLKLGFVGSKADLSLFVLTSNTSIIYVIIYVDDIIITGSNDVAVQDIIQRLHTEFAITDLGSLSCFLGVEAIRDATGLYLTQRRYIVDLLTKSKMDGVKPCSTPMSTSVNLTATDTATFEDPTLYRSIVGGLHYLSFTRPDIAFVVHRVSKFMYQPKKSHWLCVKGILRYLKQTISYCLLLSCTNSFTFQAFSDADWAGDIDDRRFVGAYCIFLGSNLISWQSKQQATVTRSSTEAEYKALADTAAELQWLQYLAAELGLPLSKSPTLWCDNIGATYLSSNPVFHARTKHIEIDFHFVRDLVSQQKLIVKFLSTHNQLADLLTKPLSTARFNFLCSNLHVRDLPSRLQGRVKDIIQSTEDNNDT
- the LOC118028146 gene encoding anthocyanidin 3-O-glucosyltransferase 7, whose translation is MSDHVAVFAFPFGTHAPPLLAIIHRLATSSPNTHFSFFSTQQSNSSIFSIYKQNMKIMQPNIKAYEVWDGAPEGYVFSGNPQEHMELFMKSARESFKKAMEVAVSETGRKVSCLVSDAFFWFACEMAEEIGVGWLPFWTAGPNSLSAHVYTDLIRETFGDGGMVGREDETISLIQGMSKIRICDLPEGVLFGNTESFFSNMLHKMGKALPQATAVFINSFEELDPGTTKDLKSRFKKFLNIGPSHLILSPPPMEDTYGCMTWLDKQKLASVAYVSFGSVTAPPPHELVALAEALETSETPFVWSLKDNSKVHLPHGFLDRTTSQGLVVPWSPQLEVLAHRAVGVFVTHCGWNSLLESIAGGVPMICRPFFGDQRLNGRMIEDVWEIGLKVEDGVFTKHGVLNSLNKILSQEGGQKMRENIRALKQLAKKAIAPNGSSINNFIALSNLVFNIKI